One genomic window of Dethiosulfovibrio russensis includes the following:
- the ggt gene encoding gamma-glutamyltransferase, which translates to MRRRIIGLATAVAVVTISVGVAFGAGSHEVKDVTASKGMVAAANRLAAEAGVEILKKGGNAVDAAVATGLALNVVEPNASGIGGGGFMVIRMADTGKVVALDYREEAPSEATKDMYSSEKAKADKISAYGPLAVGVPGTLAGYQMALDLYGTMTLAEVIEPAIRLAEQGVPLSPTTAGAVESHFGDLSKFTPEKDNPFLKDGLPLEAGSVVKQPKLAKAFRLIAKDGKNAFYNGPIGRSMVDNIRNQGGIMTMNDLQRYQPVLRLPSEGTYRDYRIYSMCPPSSGGITLVEILNILENFPLSDWGHNSPRTIHTMTEAFKMAFSDRGNFLGDPSFVNIPYGMLESKKYAKTLADRIDEDKAMQEVPKSDSSVDEHWSTTHVSVADVSGNIVSMTQTVNYFFGASMIDPEFGFVYNDEMDDFSSNPESVNAPEPGKRPLSSMSPTIVVDPQGRPFMALGTPGAWRIITSVAQIMTNVIDFDMTMDEAIEAPRFTCRAIGTKPDVLQLESRIPQSTLDVLKLRGHQIKVKDEFDLYFGGAQGICFDPDKSTLIGGADSRRDGDVVGY; encoded by the coding sequence GTGAGGAGAAGAATAATCGGTTTGGCGACCGCTGTGGCGGTCGTGACGATCTCGGTGGGAGTCGCTTTCGGAGCCGGATCTCACGAGGTGAAGGATGTAACCGCTTCCAAGGGAATGGTGGCCGCCGCCAACAGGTTGGCCGCTGAGGCGGGAGTCGAGATACTGAAGAAGGGCGGAAACGCTGTGGACGCCGCCGTGGCGACGGGTTTGGCTCTCAACGTTGTGGAGCCCAACGCCTCCGGCATAGGCGGAGGCGGTTTCATGGTGATTCGGATGGCCGACACCGGAAAGGTCGTCGCTCTGGACTACCGCGAGGAGGCTCCTTCCGAGGCCACGAAGGATATGTATTCCTCGGAGAAGGCCAAGGCGGACAAGATTAGCGCCTACGGTCCTCTGGCGGTCGGAGTTCCCGGAACGCTGGCCGGCTATCAGATGGCTCTGGACCTCTACGGTACGATGACCCTGGCCGAGGTGATAGAGCCCGCCATAAGGCTCGCCGAACAGGGAGTCCCCCTTTCTCCGACCACGGCGGGAGCTGTGGAAAGCCACTTCGGCGATCTGTCCAAGTTCACTCCGGAGAAGGACAACCCCTTCCTCAAGGACGGCCTTCCCCTCGAGGCGGGATCGGTAGTGAAGCAGCCCAAGCTGGCCAAGGCCTTCCGCCTGATAGCGAAGGACGGAAAGAACGCCTTCTACAACGGCCCCATCGGCCGTTCCATGGTGGACAACATCCGCAACCAGGGTGGCATCATGACCATGAACGATCTTCAGCGCTATCAGCCGGTGCTGAGACTCCCCTCCGAGGGTACCTACAGGGACTACAGGATCTATTCCATGTGTCCTCCCTCGTCGGGTGGCATAACCCTGGTCGAGATACTTAACATACTGGAGAACTTCCCCCTCTCCGACTGGGGCCACAACTCTCCCAGGACGATCCACACCATGACGGAGGCCTTCAAGATGGCCTTTTCGGACAGGGGTAACTTCCTCGGAGACCCGTCTTTCGTCAACATCCCCTACGGTATGCTTGAGTCCAAGAAGTACGCCAAGACCCTGGCGGACAGGATAGACGAGGACAAGGCAATGCAGGAGGTACCCAAGAGCGATTCCTCCGTCGACGAGCACTGGTCCACTACCCACGTCTCCGTGGCGGACGTATCGGGGAACATAGTCTCCATGACCCAGACGGTCAACTATTTCTTCGGAGCCAGCATGATCGACCCGGAGTTCGGATTCGTCTACAACGACGAGATGGACGATTTCTCCTCCAATCCCGAGAGCGTAAACGCTCCCGAGCCGGGCAAGAGACCCCTTTCCTCCATGAGCCCGACCATAGTGGTAGATCCTCAGGGTAGACCCTTCATGGCACTGGGAACTCCCGGAGCCTGGAGGATCATAACTTCGGTGGCCCAGATAATGACCAACGTCATCGATTTCGACATGACCATGGACGAGGCCATAGAGGCCCCCAGGTTTACCTGCAGGGCCATCGGGACCAAGCCGGACGTCCTTCAGCTGGAGTCTCGAATTCCCCAGAGCACCCTGGACGTACTGAAGCTCAGAGGACATCAGATAAAGGTAAAGGACGAGTTCGACCTCTACTTCGGAGGCGCTCAGGGGATATGTTTCGACCCCGATAAATCGACCCTCATAGGAGGAGCCGACTCCCGCAGGGACGGCGACGTGGTGGGCTACTGA
- a CDS encoding succinylglutamate desuccinylase/aspartoacylase family protein — MKSFKGNAATAVALLVAVSVLSFLSARSFLAMREPDPVKLSEGFVKRMLSEWFEPLEGTPADTPVYVQDSGVPGGTVMIMGGTHPNEPAGTMTAIIYLERARVAQGKLIVIPFANMTAMGHNSPQEASPQYFHLDVPGGTRWFRYGSRASNPVYQWPDPDIYIHAQSGQQLAGSSKSNLNRAYPGVKDDALTQQVAYAVIQLLREEKVDLAFDLHEASPEYPVVNAIVAHDRAMELAAMVSMELEMEGVPMRLEPSPVNFRGLSHREWGDNTDTMAILMESGNPSQGRLRGRTDEALVLTGEDKAYLKAAELGRLFIPYEGDQPLDLRTARHVEAIRLFVEMLGDVKEGGAVEVENIPSYEEMIESGIGAFLSPLSDDRFDGK, encoded by the coding sequence GTGAAGAGTTTTAAGGGAAATGCCGCTACGGCGGTGGCCCTGTTGGTGGCGGTCTCCGTCCTCTCTTTCCTGTCGGCCCGGAGCTTTCTGGCGATGAGAGAGCCCGATCCTGTGAAGCTCTCCGAGGGATTCGTAAAGCGGATGCTCTCCGAATGGTTCGAGCCACTCGAGGGGACCCCGGCTGATACCCCCGTCTACGTTCAGGACAGCGGGGTTCCGGGAGGAACTGTGATGATCATGGGAGGAACCCATCCAAACGAACCGGCCGGGACCATGACGGCGATCATCTATCTAGAGAGGGCTCGGGTTGCCCAGGGGAAACTCATAGTGATTCCCTTCGCCAACATGACGGCCATGGGGCACAACTCGCCTCAGGAGGCTTCGCCTCAGTATTTTCATCTGGACGTTCCGGGAGGAACCCGCTGGTTCCGCTACGGTTCCAGGGCGAGCAATCCGGTCTACCAGTGGCCCGATCCGGACATATACATACACGCCCAGTCGGGGCAACAGCTGGCGGGAAGCTCAAAGAGCAACCTCAACAGGGCCTATCCGGGGGTAAAGGACGATGCCCTGACCCAGCAGGTTGCATATGCGGTGATTCAGCTGCTAAGAGAGGAGAAGGTGGACCTGGCCTTCGATCTTCACGAGGCCTCTCCGGAGTACCCGGTGGTCAACGCGATAGTTGCTCACGACAGGGCCATGGAGCTTGCTGCCATGGTGTCCATGGAACTGGAGATGGAAGGTGTCCCCATGAGGCTCGAGCCTTCGCCGGTCAACTTCAGAGGCCTCAGTCACAGAGAGTGGGGCGATAACACCGATACGATGGCCATACTCATGGAGTCGGGCAACCCAAGTCAGGGACGACTCAGAGGTCGAACCGACGAGGCCCTGGTGCTGACCGGTGAGGACAAGGCCTACCTGAAGGCGGCGGAGCTGGGAAGGCTGTTCATTCCCTACGAGGGGGATCAGCCTCTGGATCTCAGGACCGCCAGACACGTGGAGGCCATAAGGCTTTTCGTGGAGATGCTCGGGGACGTCAAAGAGGGCGGAGCCGTAGAGGTGGAGAACATTCCATCCTACGAGGAAATGATAGAGAGCGGTATAGGAGCTTTCCTGTCGCCCCTATCGGACGATCGGTTCGACGGGAAGTAG
- a CDS encoding DUF6305 family protein: MKRYLIGLAAAFMVIVTTGSFASAADVALTSVGQSPDAMMVKVVLKSLSVKPDYDPLMKADDLSGHKVLIAVVGGSSKGLGAAGIDKDQEVSRAEALLDKAKADGVKVLVMHVGGPGRRGTLSDLFISAAVPYSDGLILVDGADQDGLFESLLGDKPVEPEVVPNVRGTKASLEKILASWEVL; the protein is encoded by the coding sequence ATGAAAAGATATCTTATAGGTCTTGCGGCGGCTTTCATGGTGATCGTGACTACCGGGTCCTTCGCTTCTGCGGCGGACGTCGCCCTGACCTCTGTGGGACAGAGCCCGGACGCCATGATGGTCAAGGTAGTGCTCAAATCCTTGAGCGTCAAGCCCGATTACGATCCTCTCATGAAGGCCGACGATCTTTCTGGACACAAGGTTCTCATAGCGGTGGTTGGAGGTAGCTCCAAAGGACTGGGTGCCGCCGGTATCGACAAGGATCAAGAGGTGTCCAGAGCCGAGGCCCTGCTGGACAAGGCGAAGGCCGACGGAGTCAAGGTGTTGGTCATGCACGTCGGAGGGCCGGGTCGCAGAGGAACCTTGTCCGATCTGTTCATATCCGCCGCCGTGCCGTATTCGGATGGCCTGATCCTGGTGGACGGGGCGGATCAGGACGGTCTTTTCGAGAGTCTTCTCGGAGATAAACCGGTGGAGCCCGAGGTCGTTCCCAACGTCAGAGGGACCAAGGCCTCTCTGGAGAAGATTCTCGCCTCTTGGGAAGTACTGTAG
- a CDS encoding MurR/RpiR family transcriptional regulator — MLKEKIIAGMKGFSATQAKVARFILENPREAPFMTASQMAESVDTSESSVIRFASILGYSGYPELKEAMKSLLLDQMTTIERMAVYDDDPRESPCHRIMTLDMLDLGESQTNLNPQDIRSWALEVLEAPALYMAAQRSSLALAGYLSFYLSWFHPSVHQLNDTLIREQLTTAPKGSMMVGISFPRYSRWTVDAMKLGRSLGLTLTAISDSPHNPMTEAEPEHVLTAPCRHISFIDSLTAPMSLMNCLIMAVADEMGDEAKKRLQELEELWTENPVYTVK; from the coding sequence TTGCTCAAAGAGAAGATAATCGCCGGAATGAAGGGCTTCTCCGCCACCCAGGCCAAGGTCGCCCGTTTCATACTGGAGAACCCCAGAGAGGCCCCGTTCATGACGGCAAGCCAGATGGCGGAGTCGGTGGACACCAGCGAATCGTCGGTAATACGGTTCGCGTCCATACTCGGCTATTCCGGCTATCCCGAGCTGAAGGAGGCAATGAAGAGCCTTTTGCTGGACCAGATGACCACCATAGAGAGGATGGCAGTCTACGACGACGATCCCAGGGAGTCGCCCTGTCACAGGATAATGACTCTGGATATGCTGGACCTGGGAGAATCTCAGACCAACCTGAACCCCCAGGACATCCGTTCCTGGGCCTTGGAGGTGCTCGAGGCCCCCGCCCTCTACATGGCTGCCCAGAGGAGCTCCCTCGCCCTGGCGGGATACCTTTCCTTCTATCTCAGCTGGTTCCATCCCTCGGTGCACCAGCTGAACGATACCCTCATAAGGGAGCAACTGACCACGGCGCCGAAGGGCAGCATGATGGTAGGAATAAGCTTCCCCAGGTATTCCAGGTGGACGGTCGATGCCATGAAGCTGGGCCGCTCTCTGGGCCTGACCCTGACGGCTATAAGCGACAGTCCTCACAACCCGATGACGGAGGCCGAGCCGGAACACGTGCTGACCGCTCCGTGCAGGCACATCTCCTTCATCGACTCTCTTACCGCTCCTATGAGCCTGATGAACTGTCTGATAATGGCGGTTGCGGACGAGATGGGCGACGAAGCCAAGAAAAGGCTCCAGGAACTGGAGGAACTCTGGACAGAAAACCCGGTCTACACGGTCAAGTGA
- a CDS encoding aspartate aminotransferase family protein, translated as MDFGKLIPRSYKNELRKAVRGEGIYLYDEDGKEYIDGCSGALISSLGHGNEEVAKAVYDQLVNLEFAHPSRWRNDATLEAAEEVASIAPGDLKNVWFVSGGSEAIESALKIARQYFVERDGKGSGKTTFIARWNSYHGSTIGTMGLAGSMPRRRDFTPLFQETPKIQPHYCYRCPYGQTYPSCNLRCARSLENEILRLGPERVLAFVAEPVVGSTVGGLHPPVEYWPIVREICTKYDVLLIADEVMTGIGRTGKAFCVNHWDVIPDIICSAKAMASGYSPAGAILVSQKLVDVLKGGSGAFQHGHTYNANPATAAAVTATLRIMKRDGLFENAAARGEELMKGLRELMDIPIVGEVRGMGLMRGVEIVADKATKAPFPAKTKAAAVVTSCCMDHGLVVYPGTGMISGVAGDQFLVAPPLIVTSEQIGEILARLRSGLEDAVKKLNG; from the coding sequence ATGGATTTCGGCAAACTTATACCCAGGAGCTACAAAAACGAGCTCAGGAAGGCGGTACGAGGCGAGGGAATATACCTCTACGACGAAGACGGCAAGGAGTACATCGACGGATGTAGCGGAGCCCTCATCTCCAGCCTGGGACACGGCAACGAAGAGGTGGCGAAGGCCGTATACGATCAGCTCGTGAATCTCGAGTTCGCCCATCCCTCCAGGTGGAGAAACGATGCCACACTGGAGGCGGCGGAGGAAGTGGCGTCCATAGCTCCCGGAGACCTTAAGAACGTCTGGTTCGTCAGCGGAGGCAGCGAGGCCATAGAGTCGGCCCTCAAGATCGCCAGACAGTATTTCGTCGAGAGGGACGGAAAGGGATCAGGCAAGACCACCTTCATAGCCCGTTGGAACTCATATCACGGCTCCACCATAGGCACCATGGGACTGGCCGGAAGCATGCCCCGCCGGAGGGACTTCACACCTCTGTTCCAGGAGACGCCGAAGATCCAGCCCCACTACTGCTACAGATGTCCCTACGGACAGACCTATCCGTCCTGCAATTTGAGATGCGCAAGATCTCTGGAGAACGAGATACTCCGTCTGGGACCGGAAAGGGTGCTGGCCTTCGTGGCCGAGCCGGTGGTGGGGTCGACCGTGGGAGGTCTCCATCCTCCGGTGGAATACTGGCCCATCGTCAGGGAGATCTGCACCAAATACGACGTGCTTCTTATCGCCGACGAAGTCATGACCGGAATAGGCCGCACAGGCAAGGCCTTCTGCGTGAACCATTGGGACGTGATTCCCGACATCATATGCTCCGCCAAGGCCATGGCCAGCGGCTACTCTCCCGCCGGAGCCATATTGGTCAGCCAAAAGCTGGTGGACGTATTGAAAGGCGGCTCCGGGGCCTTCCAGCACGGACACACATACAACGCCAACCCCGCCACTGCCGCGGCGGTAACAGCCACACTCCGGATAATGAAACGGGACGGCTTATTCGAAAACGCCGCCGCCAGAGGCGAGGAACTCATGAAGGGCCTGAGGGAACTCATGGACATACCCATAGTGGGAGAGGTCCGAGGCATGGGGCTCATGAGAGGGGTGGAGATAGTGGCGGACAAGGCAACGAAGGCTCCGTTCCCGGCGAAAACCAAAGCCGCCGCCGTGGTCACCTCCTGCTGCATGGACCACGGCCTGGTCGTATACCCCGGAACGGGCATGATCAGCGGAGTGGCGGGAGATCAGTTCCTGGTGGCCCCTCCCCTGATAGTCACGTCGGAGCAGATAGGAGAGATACTTGCCAGACTCCGCAGCGGCTTGGAGGATGCAGTAAAAAAACTTAACGGTTAG
- a CDS encoding response regulator: MSLYLGAVDDDREILYTLEVMASSLGWSMRTSDDPEIALNWVSDDTVDVLLVDFHMPIMSGLEVIRRARKLSSSVVLMALTVEERPDVARELIMAGADDFVSKPIRLADFSARIGLHRELSRYRRAGRWEGGDRGISEDTARKVYDSLLSEGVYLSASEVADLTGVSYPTANRYLEYLVRKGQIKKMRRQEDGRSGRPRSYYCGGLP; encoded by the coding sequence ATGAGTCTTTATCTGGGCGCGGTTGACGACGACAGGGAGATCCTCTACACGCTGGAGGTCATGGCGTCCTCTTTGGGTTGGTCCATGAGGACCTCCGACGATCCCGAGATCGCTCTGAACTGGGTCTCCGACGATACAGTCGACGTCCTGTTGGTGGATTTTCATATGCCGATAATGAGCGGACTGGAGGTTATACGAAGGGCCAGAAAGCTCTCCTCGTCGGTGGTGCTCATGGCTCTTACCGTTGAAGAGCGGCCAGATGTCGCCCGGGAGCTGATCATGGCGGGGGCGGACGATTTTGTCTCTAAGCCTATTCGCCTGGCCGATTTCTCCGCCAGGATAGGCCTTCACAGGGAGCTCTCACGCTACAGGAGGGCAGGCCGATGGGAGGGAGGGGACAGGGGAATTTCGGAGGACACGGCCCGTAAGGTCTACGATTCGCTTTTATCGGAGGGGGTCTATCTGTCCGCCTCGGAGGTGGCCGATCTGACAGGGGTGTCCTATCCCACCGCCAACAGGTATCTGGAGTACCTGGTTAGAAAGGGACAGATCAAAAAGATGCGTCGACAGGAAGATGGAAGAAGTGGCCGTCCCAGAAGCTACTACTGCGGAGGGTTGCCGTGA
- a CDS encoding TRAP transporter large permease subunit, which translates to MSWFWPEGMYTLLMIGVFAFAAFAWKLPIAVAMALAAISGALASGNGVPIRHLVEGEFGYIDTILIIATAMIFMKVIQRIGLLDSVAAWVIRRFRNYPVFLSLGIMFLIMVPGMITGSSTAAVLTTGALVAPVLIKLGVPVVKTAAAISMGALFGMIAPPISIPAMIIGAGVDIPYVGFGFPLLICTLPLAVICSLLLIYPYVRKERDEVALDAELTRMSGVALTPRLFLPVVVLVVLLGGERIFPHIWPSLGMPLDFLLASAAGLLSGSRWNPLETVTEAVDEALPVMGILMGVGMFIQIMTLTGVRGFVVVSALALPSWTLYLGIATSMPLFGAVSSFGSASVLGVPFLLALLGQNEIVVASALSLVASLGDLMPPTALAGIFAAQVVGEDNYFKVLRHCMFPAVLTAGWGIAVILMAKPLAKLIF; encoded by the coding sequence ATGTCGTGGTTTTGGCCGGAGGGTATGTACACCCTCCTTATGATAGGGGTATTCGCCTTTGCCGCTTTCGCCTGGAAGCTCCCAATAGCCGTCGCCATGGCTTTGGCGGCCATCTCCGGGGCGCTGGCGTCCGGGAACGGTGTTCCCATAAGGCATCTGGTCGAGGGAGAGTTTGGCTATATCGATACCATATTGATAATAGCCACCGCCATGATTTTCATGAAGGTTATACAGCGTATAGGTCTACTCGACTCGGTGGCCGCCTGGGTCATAAGGCGGTTCAGGAATTATCCGGTTTTTCTGAGTCTGGGGATAATGTTTCTCATAATGGTCCCTGGCATGATAACCGGCTCGTCCACCGCGGCGGTTCTGACGACCGGTGCCCTAGTGGCTCCGGTATTGATAAAACTGGGGGTTCCGGTGGTGAAGACCGCCGCGGCCATATCCATGGGAGCTCTGTTCGGGATGATCGCCCCTCCTATAAGCATACCGGCCATGATAATAGGGGCCGGAGTCGATATTCCCTACGTGGGGTTCGGTTTCCCCCTGCTGATATGCACTCTTCCTCTGGCGGTGATCTGTTCCCTTCTGCTCATATATCCCTACGTCAGGAAAGAACGGGACGAGGTTGCGCTTGACGCCGAACTGACCAGGATGAGCGGGGTGGCCCTGACTCCGAGGCTTTTCCTTCCAGTAGTGGTGTTGGTGGTCCTGTTGGGAGGAGAGAGGATTTTTCCCCATATATGGCCGTCTTTGGGCATGCCCCTCGATTTCCTTCTGGCCTCCGCGGCGGGACTGCTTTCCGGGTCCAGATGGAACCCCCTGGAAACAGTGACGGAGGCGGTCGACGAGGCCCTTCCAGTCATGGGAATACTTATGGGGGTCGGTATGTTCATACAGATAATGACCCTGACCGGGGTTAGAGGCTTCGTCGTCGTCTCGGCTCTGGCTTTGCCTTCATGGACCCTCTATCTGGGGATAGCGACGTCCATGCCCCTTTTCGGTGCGGTCTCGTCCTTCGGATCCGCCTCGGTACTGGGAGTGCCTTTCCTGCTGGCCTTGCTGGGGCAAAACGAGATAGTGGTGGCCTCCGCCCTCAGCCTGGTGGCGTCTTTGGGCGACCTGATGCCCCCCACGGCCTTGGCCGGTATATTCGCCGCCCAGGTGGTAGGGGAGGACAATTACTTCAAGGTACTGCGGCACTGCATGTTCCCCGCGGTCCTCACAGCCGGATGGGGCATAGCTGTAATACTGATGGCCAAGCCTCTGGCGAAGTTGATTTTCTAG
- a CDS encoding sensor histidine kinase, whose product MSERRPALALWSSGLLFAWVLSHFVDWPIRAVLSTLDRSVRLLDSGFLLVSATVLVGTNAVRAFMLYTGWFLLGQCFRDVDNPGLGRWIPLLGIPGSYVAAWAFRMPSVPHFGGPAVMALISVVMVQYLSRDVVRPGNRTIVLGTLVLSMQWLDVIPKLTDYGFGWGELSLAIKEVATLMDRDMVLDVVGTMSFVFSFAMALVITELFVGYEKRLAQLRLLRKRERELSKLRQDQTESRVYREMQYLVHDLKRPLTAVMGLSDVISQTSTDPTAVRHSDRIQGAASRMNQMISEIRDPSAVQIVSVSELLDYSLSQIRPLEWSSALHLAVPEELGNRSIRVNLIRFSRALVNLLDNSHRATEGRSDPRIFFGVYESQEGNIVLFVRDNGPGFGEGIDKRGSRWGSSGLGLAFVKDVTDSHGWKFELGSGPDGGASVELSAPPFKNRGGEYESLSGRG is encoded by the coding sequence TTGTCGGAGAGAAGACCGGCCTTGGCGTTATGGTCCTCCGGGTTGCTCTTTGCCTGGGTTTTGTCTCATTTCGTCGATTGGCCCATAAGGGCGGTCCTGTCCACGTTGGACAGATCGGTGAGGCTCCTGGACAGCGGTTTTCTTCTGGTCTCAGCCACTGTCTTGGTGGGGACCAACGCGGTCAGGGCCTTTATGCTATACACCGGATGGTTTCTGCTGGGGCAGTGTTTCAGGGACGTCGATAATCCCGGTCTCGGTCGATGGATACCTCTGCTGGGAATCCCCGGTTCCTATGTGGCGGCATGGGCCTTTCGGATGCCTTCGGTTCCTCATTTCGGAGGTCCCGCGGTGATGGCGTTGATCAGCGTGGTCATGGTCCAGTATCTGAGCCGGGACGTAGTGAGGCCGGGAAACAGGACAATAGTTTTAGGGACGTTGGTCCTGTCGATGCAGTGGCTCGACGTCATTCCCAAGCTGACCGACTACGGTTTCGGATGGGGCGAGCTCAGTCTGGCGATCAAGGAGGTAGCTACACTGATGGACAGGGACATGGTGCTCGACGTGGTCGGCACGATGTCCTTCGTTTTCAGTTTCGCCATGGCCTTGGTAATAACGGAGCTTTTCGTCGGCTACGAGAAGAGGCTGGCTCAGCTCAGGCTGTTGAGAAAAAGAGAAAGAGAGCTGTCAAAACTCAGGCAGGACCAGACCGAGAGCAGGGTCTATCGGGAGATGCAGTATCTGGTCCACGATCTGAAGAGGCCTCTTACCGCGGTGATGGGATTGTCGGACGTCATATCCCAGACCTCGACGGATCCCACGGCGGTTCGCCACTCCGACAGAATTCAGGGGGCGGCCTCCAGGATGAACCAGATGATATCGGAGATAAGGGATCCCTCGGCGGTACAGATCGTGTCTGTGTCGGAGCTGTTGGATTACTCGCTTTCGCAGATAAGGCCGCTTGAATGGTCGTCGGCTTTGCATCTGGCGGTGCCGGAGGAGTTGGGAAACCGTTCGATAAGGGTCAATCTGATAAGGTTTTCCCGGGCTTTGGTGAACCTGTTGGACAACTCCCACAGAGCGACGGAAGGGCGTTCGGATCCCAGGATTTTTTTCGGAGTTTATGAGAGCCAAGAAGGGAACATAGTCCTTTTCGTCAGGGATAACGGTCCGGGTTTCGGAGAAGGTATCGATAAAAGAGGATCCCGATGGGGATCGTCCGGTCTCGGACTGGCTTTCGTGAAAGATGTGACCGATTCTCACGGTTGGAAGTTCGAGTTGGGAAGCGGTCCGGACGGTGGGGCCTCGGTCGAGCTGAGTGCCCCGCCTTTCAAGAACAGGGGTGGAGAATATGAGTCTTTATCTGGGCGCGGTTGA